A DNA window from Ranitomeya imitator isolate aRanImi1 chromosome 2, aRanImi1.pri, whole genome shotgun sequence contains the following coding sequences:
- the LOC138665589 gene encoding protein NDNF-like isoform X2, with protein METYKLPWVVHLAVLLSGYGRETTIYLLKDITKRYYFTLGENLSSHFSITVTPCDVPIEWSILHYKESHAFHGKTAAKYRPFDNSKNQAYYKTVSTLFNYKGNSVENYVGTFSYSSLFVLEFLSTERDTHISVYLTTDLAHGNLFPELPGDPRIDVTTLNHNSVSLVWKASPSAMKQKDHIEYCILVNEKHNYKSMCAADTAIRSAGRKWPKLASFPISKYLDENQRVMLLLNSDLHIIHKTSNIEVRQTCVGNKNTYTVSNLSSNTQYYFDIFVVNLLTNASAAYTGTFAKTWFEPKPKDIPLKDGKIIQIKFDGKRPKPYTFEYQALHKKVHFTFQVCRGQLRAQISKNGKLLVSETIQGLRHITLHGKFMDKYLAVFKQGEPVANTSAMIQASSHMHKSLFPFFPNSVKIKSFNKLRTCNSITIAWLGTQERNMYCVYKRKLQDQVWREMASVDNCSGPESRPKSEKVLCKYFHEINVQKAVTTETIVGLERGTLYLFDVYLIGSSGLLVRYQSKVVKTRKTC; from the exons ATGGAAACATACAAGCTACCATGGGTTGTTCATCTTGCTGTTCTTCTGTCTGGAT ATGGCAGGGAAACCACAATCTACTTATTGAAGGATATTACAAAAAG GTACTACTTTACACTGGGAGAAAACCTTAGCTCTCATTTCTCAATCACTGTGACTCCCTGTGATGTTCCAATCGAATGGAGTATTTTACACTACAAAGAATCACATGCATTCCATGGAAAAACAGCAG CAAAATATCGACCCTTTGACAACTCGAAGAACCAGGCCTACTACAAGACTGTGTCTACACTTTTCAACTACAAGGGAAACTCGGTTGAAAACTATGTGGGAACTTTTTCATATTCTTCACTTTTTGTCCTTGAGTTTTTATCTACTGAGAGAGACACTCATATTTCAGTGTACCTTACAACGGACTTAGCACATGGAAATCTTTTTCCTGAACTTCCAGGAGATCCACGGATTGATGTCACTACACTCAACCATAACTCTGTTTCTTTGGTCTGGAAAGCAAGTCCATCAGCCATGAAGCAGAAGGACCACATAGAATATTGTATTCTAGTGAATGAAAAGCATAATTATAAAAGTATGTGTGCCGCTGATACAGCTATTCGATCTGCGGGAAGGAAATGGCCAAAATTAGCAAGTTTTCCCATCTCAAAATATCTTGATGAAAATCAACGGGTTATGCTCCTATTAAACAGTGATTTACATATTATCCACAAAACCAGCAACATTGAGGTTAGGCAGACATGTGTTGGCAACAAAAACACCTACACAGTATCAAATTTGAGCTCAAACACCCAATATTACTTTGACATATTTGTAGTTAACCTGTTGACCAACGCTAGTGCTGCCTACACAGGCACTTTTGCAAAAACATGGTTCGAACCTAAACCAAAGGATATACCACTAAAGGATGGCAAAATAATACAAATTAAGTTTGATGGCAAAAGACCAAAACCATATACCTTTGAGTATCAGGCATTGCATAAAAAGGTCCACTTCACATTCCAAGTATGCCGAGGCCAACTGCGAGCTCAGATATCAAAAAATGGTAAATTATTGGTTTCAGAAACTATTCAAGGTTTAAGACATATAACCCTTCATGGCAAATTTATGGATAAATACTTGGCAGTTTTCAAGCAAGGAGAACCAGTGGCAAACACATCAGCAATGATTCAGGCTTCATCCCATATGCACAAATCTTTATTCCCCTTTTTTCCAAATAGTGTGAAAATCAAGTCTTTCAACAAACTGAGAACATGTAACTCAATAACAATTGCCTGGCTTGGGACCCAAGAAAGGAATATGTACTGTGTCTACAAGAGGAAACTTCAAGACCAAGTTTGGAGAGAAATGGCCAGTGTTGACAATTGCTCGGGGCCAGAATCACGGCCAAAATCGGAGAAAGTTTTGTGCAAATATTTCCATGAAATCAATGTGCAAAAAGCCGTAACCACAGAAACCATTGTGGGTTTAGAAAGAGGCACGCTCTACCTATTTGATGTCTATCTTATTGGTTCTTCGGGATTGCTGGTTAGATACCAGAGTAAAGTTGTGAAAACCAGAAAAACATGTTGA
- the LOC138665589 gene encoding protein NDNF-like isoform X1 codes for METYKLPWVVHLAVLLSGCMSHSNLPTFDDYGKIYFNPYHSLILPDGRETTIYLLKDITKRYYFTLGENLSSHFSITVTPCDVPIEWSILHYKESHAFHGKTAAKYRPFDNSKNQAYYKTVSTLFNYKGNSVENYVGTFSYSSLFVLEFLSTERDTHISVYLTTDLAHGNLFPELPGDPRIDVTTLNHNSVSLVWKASPSAMKQKDHIEYCILVNEKHNYKSMCAADTAIRSAGRKWPKLASFPISKYLDENQRVMLLLNSDLHIIHKTSNIEVRQTCVGNKNTYTVSNLSSNTQYYFDIFVVNLLTNASAAYTGTFAKTWFEPKPKDIPLKDGKIIQIKFDGKRPKPYTFEYQALHKKVHFTFQVCRGQLRAQISKNGKLLVSETIQGLRHITLHGKFMDKYLAVFKQGEPVANTSAMIQASSHMHKSLFPFFPNSVKIKSFNKLRTCNSITIAWLGTQERNMYCVYKRKLQDQVWREMASVDNCSGPESRPKSEKVLCKYFHEINVQKAVTTETIVGLERGTLYLFDVYLIGSSGLLVRYQSKVVKTRKTC; via the exons ATGGAAACATACAAGCTACCATGGGTTGTTCATCTTGCTGTTCTTCTGTCTGGATGTATGTCTCATTCCAACCTTCCAACATTTGATGATTATGGAAAGATTTATTTCAACCCATATCACTCTCTTATTCTACCAGATGGCAGGGAAACCACAATCTACTTATTGAAGGATATTACAAAAAG GTACTACTTTACACTGGGAGAAAACCTTAGCTCTCATTTCTCAATCACTGTGACTCCCTGTGATGTTCCAATCGAATGGAGTATTTTACACTACAAAGAATCACATGCATTCCATGGAAAAACAGCAG CAAAATATCGACCCTTTGACAACTCGAAGAACCAGGCCTACTACAAGACTGTGTCTACACTTTTCAACTACAAGGGAAACTCGGTTGAAAACTATGTGGGAACTTTTTCATATTCTTCACTTTTTGTCCTTGAGTTTTTATCTACTGAGAGAGACACTCATATTTCAGTGTACCTTACAACGGACTTAGCACATGGAAATCTTTTTCCTGAACTTCCAGGAGATCCACGGATTGATGTCACTACACTCAACCATAACTCTGTTTCTTTGGTCTGGAAAGCAAGTCCATCAGCCATGAAGCAGAAGGACCACATAGAATATTGTATTCTAGTGAATGAAAAGCATAATTATAAAAGTATGTGTGCCGCTGATACAGCTATTCGATCTGCGGGAAGGAAATGGCCAAAATTAGCAAGTTTTCCCATCTCAAAATATCTTGATGAAAATCAACGGGTTATGCTCCTATTAAACAGTGATTTACATATTATCCACAAAACCAGCAACATTGAGGTTAGGCAGACATGTGTTGGCAACAAAAACACCTACACAGTATCAAATTTGAGCTCAAACACCCAATATTACTTTGACATATTTGTAGTTAACCTGTTGACCAACGCTAGTGCTGCCTACACAGGCACTTTTGCAAAAACATGGTTCGAACCTAAACCAAAGGATATACCACTAAAGGATGGCAAAATAATACAAATTAAGTTTGATGGCAAAAGACCAAAACCATATACCTTTGAGTATCAGGCATTGCATAAAAAGGTCCACTTCACATTCCAAGTATGCCGAGGCCAACTGCGAGCTCAGATATCAAAAAATGGTAAATTATTGGTTTCAGAAACTATTCAAGGTTTAAGACATATAACCCTTCATGGCAAATTTATGGATAAATACTTGGCAGTTTTCAAGCAAGGAGAACCAGTGGCAAACACATCAGCAATGATTCAGGCTTCATCCCATATGCACAAATCTTTATTCCCCTTTTTTCCAAATAGTGTGAAAATCAAGTCTTTCAACAAACTGAGAACATGTAACTCAATAACAATTGCCTGGCTTGGGACCCAAGAAAGGAATATGTACTGTGTCTACAAGAGGAAACTTCAAGACCAAGTTTGGAGAGAAATGGCCAGTGTTGACAATTGCTCGGGGCCAGAATCACGGCCAAAATCGGAGAAAGTTTTGTGCAAATATTTCCATGAAATCAATGTGCAAAAAGCCGTAACCACAGAAACCATTGTGGGTTTAGAAAGAGGCACGCTCTACCTATTTGATGTCTATCTTATTGGTTCTTCGGGATTGCTGGTTAGATACCAGAGTAAAGTTGTGAAAACCAGAAAAACATGTTGA